The following are from one region of the Cyanobium gracile PCC 6307 genome:
- a CDS encoding lipid-A-disaccharide synthase-related protein has product MSSPRLLVLSNGHGEDLIALRLIEALRRQAPGLEVDVLPLVGVGQAYAGAEAAGELRRVGPRQPLPSGGFSNQSLAGLLMDLAAGLPLLSWQQWRIVRRWGRQGLPILAVGDLLPLLMAWAGGGPYGFLGTPKSDHTWASPAPAGWGRSPLADGYHRAKGSEWDPWEWALMGRRRCRLVAVRDRLTARGLRHHGVRAVAPGNPMMDGFAPAPPLPDWLRGRRRLLLLPGSRLPEALGNLRALLAALPPAEGSPAISVLLATGSRPDAAELTAPLAGAGFIPGRPPGGSGAAVLWKRGPLELLVGPGRFAAWAPLAELGLATAGTATEQLVGLGVPALSLPGPGPQFKAGFARRQSRLLGGAVQPCHGPAELRNRLLALLDDDGERARLGRIGRRRMGGAGGSARLAALIRERLLPG; this is encoded by the coding sequence ATGTCCTCCCCTCGTCTGCTGGTTCTGAGTAACGGCCATGGGGAGGATCTGATCGCCCTGCGGCTGATTGAGGCCCTCAGGCGGCAGGCCCCCGGGCTGGAGGTCGACGTGCTGCCGCTGGTGGGGGTCGGCCAGGCCTACGCCGGCGCCGAGGCCGCCGGGGAGCTGCGCCGGGTCGGCCCGCGGCAGCCGCTGCCCAGCGGCGGCTTCAGCAACCAGAGCCTGGCGGGGCTGCTGATGGACCTGGCGGCCGGGCTGCCGCTGCTCAGCTGGCAGCAGTGGCGGATCGTGCGGCGCTGGGGCCGGCAGGGCCTGCCGATCCTGGCGGTGGGGGACCTGCTGCCCCTGCTGATGGCCTGGGCCGGGGGCGGCCCCTACGGCTTCCTCGGCACCCCCAAGAGCGACCACACCTGGGCCTCGCCGGCACCGGCCGGCTGGGGCCGCTCCCCCCTGGCCGATGGGTACCACCGGGCCAAGGGCAGCGAATGGGACCCCTGGGAATGGGCCCTGATGGGCCGGCGCCGCTGCCGGCTGGTGGCGGTGCGGGATCGCCTCACCGCCCGGGGGCTGCGGCACCACGGGGTGCGGGCCGTCGCCCCGGGCAATCCGATGATGGATGGCTTCGCCCCTGCCCCGCCGCTGCCCGACTGGCTGCGGGGTCGGCGCCGCCTGCTGCTGCTGCCCGGCAGCCGCCTGCCCGAGGCCCTCGGCAACCTTCGCGCCCTGCTGGCGGCCCTGCCGCCGGCCGAAGGGTCCCCAGCGATCAGCGTGCTGCTGGCCACCGGCTCCCGTCCCGATGCCGCCGAACTGACCGCTCCCCTGGCGGGGGCGGGCTTCATCCCCGGCAGGCCGCCGGGGGGCTCAGGGGCCGCGGTCCTCTGGAAACGCGGCCCCCTGGAGCTGCTGGTGGGTCCGGGCCGGTTCGCGGCCTGGGCGCCGCTGGCGGAGCTGGGGCTCGCCACCGCTGGCACCGCCACCGAGCAGCTGGTGGGGCTGGGAGTTCCTGCCCTGTCGCTGCCCGGGCCGGGGCCCCAGTTCAAGGCCGGTTTCGCCCGCCGCCAGAGCAGGCTTCTGGGGGGAGCGGTGCAGCCCTGCCACGGGCCAGCCGAGCTGCGCAACCGGCTGCTCGCCCTGCTGGACGACGACGGGGAGCGGGCCCGGCTGGGCCGCATCGGCCGGCGCCGCATGGGAGGGGCCGGTGGCAGCGCCCGACTGGCGGCCCTGATCCGGGAGAGGCTGCTGCCGGGGTAG
- a CDS encoding ribonuclease D, which produces MAQTPSSGSASPGPPARFAVFDHDLDAAWEELFGQARALAIDTEAMGLIHGRDRLCLVQICDDHDNVCCIRVSRGQTEAPRLKVLCENPAIEKVFHFARFDVAALAENLGIAVDPVFCTKVASRLARTYAPRHGLKDVVNELVGVELDKQAQSSDWGRVEELSDTQLAYAAGDVRWLLAARDRLEVMLRREERWELARRCFACVPVFSALDRQRFNQVFEH; this is translated from the coding sequence ATGGCCCAGACCCCTTCCAGCGGCAGTGCCAGCCCCGGTCCGCCGGCCCGTTTCGCTGTCTTCGACCACGACCTTGACGCCGCCTGGGAGGAGCTGTTCGGCCAGGCCCGGGCCCTGGCGATCGACACCGAGGCCATGGGGCTCATCCATGGGCGTGACCGCCTCTGCCTGGTGCAGATCTGCGACGACCACGACAACGTCTGCTGCATCCGGGTGTCGCGGGGGCAGACGGAGGCGCCGCGGCTGAAGGTCCTGTGCGAGAACCCGGCGATCGAGAAGGTGTTCCACTTCGCCCGCTTCGACGTGGCGGCGCTGGCGGAGAACCTCGGCATCGCCGTGGACCCCGTCTTCTGCACCAAGGTGGCCAGCCGCCTGGCCCGCACCTACGCCCCGCGCCACGGCCTCAAGGACGTGGTCAATGAACTGGTGGGGGTGGAGCTCGACAAGCAGGCCCAGAGTTCCGACTGGGGCCGGGTGGAGGAGCTCAGCGACACCCAGCTGGCCTATGCCGCCGGTGACGTGCGCTGGCTGCTGGCCGCCCGGGACCGGCTGGAGGTGATGCTGCGCCGCGAGGAGCGCTGGGAGCTGGCCCGCCGCTGCTTCGCCTGCGTGCCCGTGTTCTCCGCCCTCGATCGGCAACGGTTCAACCAGGTGTTCGAGCACTGA
- a CDS encoding cofactor assembly of complex C subunit B, whose product MPTLGSTLLLTLLMAIGLVFFLRAASKDRTTVVDVHSPQPPVQVLEGISDWLTARGWRTEAGDPERQLLRFRGQVSSSPPLALLLSLLGSVGAACLGLVLRQVLPSLGWWPLLLALVGPLAGVIYRRRAARPESLELRLISGDSDGGSTLRLRAHRDELIAIERELGPGLQLASDGSLLSSPI is encoded by the coding sequence ATGCCCACCCTGGGTTCCACCCTCCTGCTCACCCTGCTGATGGCCATCGGCCTGGTGTTCTTTCTGAGGGCCGCCAGCAAGGACCGCACCACGGTGGTGGACGTGCATTCCCCCCAGCCGCCGGTGCAGGTGCTCGAGGGCATCTCCGACTGGCTCACCGCCCGGGGCTGGCGGACCGAGGCCGGCGATCCCGAGCGCCAGCTGCTGCGCTTCCGCGGCCAGGTGAGCTCCAGCCCGCCCCTGGCCCTGCTGCTCTCGCTGCTGGGCAGCGTCGGCGCCGCCTGTCTCGGCCTGGTGCTCCGCCAGGTGCTGCCCTCCCTCGGCTGGTGGCCCCTGCTCCTGGCCCTGGTGGGACCCCTGGCCGGGGTGATCTACCGGCGCCGGGCCGCCCGGCCCGAGAGCCTGGAGCTGCGCCTGATCAGCGGCGACAGCGACGGCGGCAGCACCCTGCGGCTGCGCGCCCACCGGGACGAACTGATCGCCATCGAGCGGGAACTGGGCCCCGGTCTCCAGCTCGCCAGCGACGGTTCCCTGCTCTCCTCTCCGATCTGA
- the hemF gene encoding oxygen-dependent coproporphyrinogen oxidase: protein MEMPPADSRSRAKALLMGLQDSICAGLASLDGGADFEEQSWERPEGGGGRSRVMKDGRVFEQGGVNFSEVEGERLPPSILSQRPEAEGHRWFATGTSMVLHPRNPFVPTVHLNYRYFEAGPVWWFGGGADLTPYYPFLEDARHFHRTLKGACDGVDPAYYTVFKPWCDEYFFLKHRGETRGVGGIFYDYQDPGGVLYKGGDPEGPAAAASAAVGPLHQNWEQLFALASACGNAFLPSYVPIVERRQGLAWGEVERQFQLYRRGRYVEFNLVFDRGTIFGLQTNGRTESILMSLPPLVRWEYGYTAAAGSREALLTELFTRPQNWLEDPSLEERCRPHQAVG, encoded by the coding sequence ATGGAGATGCCACCTGCCGATTCCCGCAGCCGCGCCAAGGCCCTGCTGATGGGCCTGCAGGACTCGATCTGCGCGGGTCTCGCCAGCCTCGATGGCGGGGCCGACTTCGAGGAGCAGAGCTGGGAGCGGCCGGAGGGCGGCGGCGGCCGCTCCCGGGTGATGAAGGACGGCCGCGTGTTCGAGCAGGGCGGCGTCAACTTCTCCGAGGTGGAGGGGGAGCGGCTGCCCCCCTCGATCCTGTCCCAGCGCCCCGAGGCGGAGGGCCACCGCTGGTTCGCCACCGGCACCTCGATGGTGCTCCACCCCCGCAACCCCTTCGTGCCCACGGTGCACCTCAACTACCGCTATTTCGAGGCGGGGCCGGTGTGGTGGTTCGGCGGCGGCGCCGACCTCACCCCCTACTACCCCTTCCTGGAGGACGCCCGCCACTTCCACCGCACCCTCAAGGGGGCCTGCGACGGGGTCGATCCGGCCTACTACACGGTGTTCAAGCCCTGGTGCGACGAGTACTTCTTTCTGAAGCACCGGGGCGAGACCCGGGGCGTGGGCGGCATCTTCTACGACTACCAGGACCCCGGCGGGGTGCTCTACAAGGGGGGCGACCCCGAGGGGCCGGCGGCGGCGGCCAGCGCGGCCGTTGGGCCGCTCCACCAGAACTGGGAGCAGCTCTTCGCCCTGGCCTCGGCCTGCGGCAACGCCTTCCTGCCGAGCTACGTGCCGATCGTGGAGCGCCGCCAGGGGCTTGCCTGGGGCGAGGTGGAGCGCCAGTTCCAGCTCTACCGCCGCGGCCGCTACGTGGAGTTCAACCTGGTGTTCGACCGGGGCACGATCTTCGGCCTGCAGACCAACGGCCGCACCGAATCGATCCTGATGTCGCTGCCGCCCCTGGTGCGCTGGGAGTACGGCTACACGGCGGCAGCCGGCAGCCGCGAGGCCCTGCTGACCGAGCTGTTCACTCGTCCGCAGAACTGGCTTGAAGACCCTTCCCTGGAGGAGCGCTGCCGACCCCACCAGGCGGTGGGCTGA
- a CDS encoding Mrp/NBP35 family ATP-binding protein, translating to MASADILLEALQPLRDAGSGRSLLELGWISDLRQQGSRAVFRLALPGFANSQRERIAAEARSALLDVEGINDVQIELAQPPAAPSSGPIGAAGHGPGGAQLPERQGIPGVRQVIAVSSGKGGVGKSTVAVNLACALAASGLRVGLLDADIYGPNAPTMLGVADRSPQVTGSGNDQVLEPIETCGIVMVSMGLLIQENQPVVWRGPMLNGIIRQFLYQVNWGERDVLVVDLPPGTGDAQLTLAQAVPMAGAVIVTTPQLVSLQDARRGLAMFLQMGVPVLGVVENMTAFIPPDLPDRRYALFGSGGGQRLADEADVPLLAQLPMEMPVLEGGERGLPVVLSAPDSASGRAFTELAERLSTSCSLSPALA from the coding sequence ATGGCCAGCGCCGACATCCTCCTTGAGGCCCTGCAGCCGCTCCGCGACGCCGGCAGTGGCCGCAGCCTGCTGGAGCTGGGCTGGATCAGCGACCTGCGCCAGCAGGGCAGCCGGGCGGTGTTCCGCCTCGCCCTGCCCGGTTTCGCCAACAGCCAGCGGGAGCGCATCGCCGCCGAGGCCCGCAGCGCCCTGCTGGACGTGGAGGGCATCAACGACGTGCAGATCGAACTGGCCCAGCCGCCCGCCGCCCCCTCCTCGGGCCCCATCGGCGCCGCCGGCCACGGCCCCGGCGGGGCCCAGCTGCCGGAGCGGCAGGGCATCCCCGGCGTGCGCCAGGTCATCGCCGTCAGCAGCGGCAAAGGGGGCGTGGGCAAGAGCACGGTGGCGGTGAACCTGGCCTGTGCCCTGGCCGCCTCCGGCCTGCGGGTGGGCCTGCTCGATGCCGACATCTACGGACCCAATGCGCCAACGATGCTCGGGGTGGCCGACCGCAGCCCCCAGGTGACGGGCAGCGGCAACGACCAGGTGCTGGAGCCGATCGAGACCTGCGGCATCGTCATGGTGTCGATGGGCCTGCTGATCCAGGAGAACCAGCCGGTGGTCTGGCGTGGTCCGATGCTCAACGGCATCATCCGCCAGTTCCTTTATCAGGTGAACTGGGGCGAACGGGACGTGCTGGTGGTGGATCTCCCCCCCGGCACCGGCGACGCCCAGCTCACCCTCGCCCAGGCCGTGCCCATGGCCGGCGCGGTGATCGTCACCACCCCCCAGCTGGTGTCGCTGCAAGATGCCCGCCGCGGCCTGGCGATGTTCCTGCAGATGGGCGTGCCGGTGCTCGGGGTGGTGGAGAACATGACCGCCTTCATCCCCCCGGATCTGCCCGATCGCCGCTACGCCCTGTTCGGCAGCGGCGGCGGCCAGCGGCTGGCCGACGAGGCCGACGTGCCCCTGCTGGCCCAGCTGCCCATGGAGATGCCCGTGCTCGAGGGCGGTGAGCGGGGCTTGCCGGTGGTGCTGTCGGCACCAGACTCGGCCAGCGGCCGCGCCTTCACCGAGCTGGCCGAGCGGCTGAGCACCAGCTGCTCCCTCAGCCCGGCGCTCGCCTGA
- the rodA gene encoding rod shape-determining protein RodA: MAVLSPRRGGFAAKGAKRRGPGFDPLLWGIPIALTLLAGALIASTQRQQATTDWYQHWITAAVGLVVALLLARVPLERIARFQWPIYILMVASLVAVRIIGVSALGAQSWINIGGFYVQPSEFAKVAAILLLAGVLSKYPVERPIDLLRPVAMISVPWLLVFVQPDLGTSLVFGAVLLVMLFWSGMPATWLLLLLSPLFTAIMAGTMPWLLLGWIPLMGWVAWRSLPWKAVGISLVLAVQGLFAVGTPWLWEHGLRPHQRARLTLFLDPAQDPLGGGYHLLQSTVGIGSGQLWGTGLMNGSLTKLRFIPEQHTDFIFSALGEETGFIGSMLVVVGFVVLIWRLLQIAGRAASDYESLVVVGIGAMLMFQVVVNINMTIGLGPITGIPLPFLSYGRSAMLVNCISLGLCASVARRSRSLRRWW, encoded by the coding sequence ATGGCGGTTCTCAGCCCCCGGCGCGGTGGGTTCGCCGCCAAGGGGGCCAAGCGGCGCGGCCCCGGCTTCGATCCCCTCCTCTGGGGCATCCCCATCGCCCTGACGCTGCTGGCGGGGGCCCTGATCGCCAGCACCCAGCGCCAGCAGGCCACCACCGACTGGTACCAGCACTGGATCACCGCAGCGGTGGGCCTGGTGGTGGCCCTGCTGCTGGCCCGCGTGCCCCTGGAGCGCATCGCCCGCTTCCAGTGGCCGATCTACATCCTCATGGTGGCGAGCCTGGTCGCGGTGCGGATCATCGGGGTCAGCGCCCTCGGGGCCCAGAGCTGGATCAACATCGGCGGCTTCTACGTGCAGCCCTCGGAGTTCGCCAAGGTGGCGGCGATCCTGCTGCTGGCGGGGGTGCTCTCCAAGTACCCGGTGGAGCGGCCGATCGATCTGCTGCGGCCGGTGGCCATGATCAGCGTGCCGTGGCTGCTGGTGTTCGTGCAGCCGGATCTGGGCACCTCGCTGGTCTTCGGGGCGGTGCTGCTGGTGATGCTGTTCTGGTCGGGCATGCCCGCCACCTGGCTGCTGCTGCTGCTCTCGCCCCTTTTCACGGCGATCATGGCCGGCACCATGCCCTGGCTGCTGCTGGGCTGGATCCCGCTGATGGGCTGGGTGGCGTGGCGTTCCCTGCCCTGGAAGGCGGTGGGGATCTCTTTGGTGCTGGCCGTCCAGGGCCTGTTCGCCGTCGGGACACCCTGGCTCTGGGAGCACGGACTGCGCCCGCACCAGCGGGCCCGGCTCACCCTGTTCCTGGATCCGGCCCAGGATCCCCTCGGGGGCGGCTACCACCTGCTGCAGAGCACCGTGGGCATCGGTTCCGGGCAGCTCTGGGGCACCGGCCTGATGAACGGCTCCCTCACCAAGCTGCGCTTCATCCCCGAGCAGCACACCGATTTCATCTTCAGCGCCCTGGGCGAGGAGACCGGCTTCATCGGCTCGATGCTGGTGGTGGTGGGCTTCGTGGTGCTGATCTGGCGCCTGCTGCAGATCGCCGGCCGGGCCGCCAGCGATTACGAATCGCTCGTGGTGGTGGGCATCGGCGCCATGCTGATGTTTCAGGTGGTGGTGAACATCAACATGACCATCGGCCTGGGACCGATCACCGGCATTCCGCTGCCCTTCCTGAGCTACGGCCGTTCGGCCATGCTCGTCAACTGCATCAGCCTCGGGCTCTGCGCCTCCGTGGCCCGGCGCAGCCGCAGCCTGCGGCGATGGTGGTGA
- a CDS encoding sensor histidine kinase has translation MVVSLGDLRRLLAAGVPAGRGDEDSVRRQWWAALATVQADLLGAAPPQPGVWLAAPLPALYEPALLEWLDGWVWTPAQVGNLMPPGLPLLPGMAPLPADHGTPPRGTAGRPGGFQRLSLREDDGTDPLLVLITPVLQVALALDGAPQERRLVVRFDAPVLSAALELLDRRLAQDDPVAGLGLRRRLQLLGPLRNDPDLGTRFWPLLAQRLAAMAPSVTLQPLVHGEKRSEGGDAVSSELALLEALTHEVRTPLATIRTLIRSLLRRTDLPAVVRQRLEQIDGECSEQIDRFGLIFLAAELQRQPGSAQPLSDSELARTDLSRLLYQLEELWQRQLGRRDLRLVLEIAADLPPVMSDPSRLETMLGGLMDRFSRSLPSGSEVRLRLLPAGSRLKLQLSSDDPESREADGVAAAVPMPVGPVLSWNPETGSLQLSRQATQRLFHRLGGRLTERGGSNLTVFFPTAERSG, from the coding sequence ATGGTGGTGAGCCTGGGGGACCTGCGCCGCCTGCTGGCGGCCGGTGTCCCGGCCGGGCGGGGAGACGAGGACAGTGTGCGGCGCCAGTGGTGGGCCGCCCTGGCCACGGTGCAGGCGGACCTGCTCGGGGCCGCCCCTCCCCAGCCGGGGGTGTGGCTGGCGGCGCCGCTGCCGGCCCTCTACGAACCCGCCCTTCTGGAGTGGCTCGACGGCTGGGTCTGGACCCCCGCCCAGGTGGGCAACCTCATGCCCCCGGGGCTGCCGCTGCTGCCGGGGATGGCGCCCCTGCCGGCGGACCACGGCACGCCCCCCCGGGGAACGGCCGGCCGGCCGGGGGGCTTCCAGCGCCTGAGCCTGCGGGAGGACGACGGCACCGATCCGCTGCTGGTGCTGATCACCCCGGTGCTGCAGGTGGCCCTGGCCCTGGACGGTGCCCCGCAGGAGCGCCGCCTGGTGGTGCGCTTCGACGCGCCGGTCCTGTCGGCCGCCCTGGAGCTGCTCGATCGCCGCCTGGCCCAGGATGATCCGGTCGCGGGCCTGGGGCTGCGCCGCCGCCTGCAGCTGCTGGGCCCGCTCAGGAACGATCCCGATCTGGGCACCCGCTTCTGGCCCCTGCTGGCCCAGCGCCTGGCCGCCATGGCCCCCAGCGTCACCCTGCAGCCGCTGGTGCATGGGGAGAAGCGCAGCGAAGGCGGCGACGCCGTGAGCAGCGAACTGGCCCTGCTCGAGGCCCTCACCCATGAGGTGCGCACCCCCCTGGCCACGATCCGCACCCTGATCCGCTCCCTGCTGCGCCGCACCGACCTGCCGGCGGTGGTGCGGCAGCGGCTGGAGCAGATCGACGGGGAATGCAGCGAACAGATCGACCGCTTCGGCCTGATCTTCCTGGCGGCGGAACTGCAGCGCCAGCCCGGCAGCGCCCAGCCCCTGAGCGACAGCGAACTGGCCCGCACGGACCTGAGCCGGCTGCTTTACCAGCTGGAGGAGCTCTGGCAACGGCAGCTGGGCCGCCGCGACCTGCGGCTGGTGCTCGAAATTGCTGCCGACCTGCCGCCGGTGATGAGCGATCCCAGCCGGCTCGAGACCATGCTCGGCGGCCTGATGGACCGATTCAGCCGCAGCCTGCCCAGCGGCAGCGAAGTGCGGTTGCGGCTGCTGCCGGCGGGTTCGCGGCTGAAGCTCCAGCTCAGCAGCGACGACCCGGAGAGCCGCGAGGCCGATGGGGTGGCGGCCGCCGTGCCGATGCCGGTGGGTCCGGTGCTGAGCTGGAACCCGGAGACCGGCAGCCTGCAGCTCAGCCGCCAGGCCACCCAGCGGCTCTTCCACCGCCTGGGGGGGCGGCTCACCGAACGGGGGGGCAGCAACCTGACCGTGTTCTTCCCGACCGCCGAGCGCAGCGGCTGA
- a CDS encoding photosystem I reaction center subunit II PsaD, with the protein MPDTALHGQLPKSIGSTGGLLNSAETEEKYAITWSSTKAQAFELPTGGAAEMHEGDNLMYFARKEQCLALGTQLRTKFKPRIEDYKIYRIYPGGDTEFLHPKDGVFPEKVNEGRPMVGHTPRSIGANPNPASLKFSGKATHEA; encoded by the coding sequence ATGCCTGATACGGCCCTCCACGGTCAACTTCCGAAGTCCATCGGCAGCACCGGTGGCCTGCTGAACTCGGCGGAGACCGAGGAGAAGTACGCCATCACCTGGAGCAGCACCAAGGCCCAGGCGTTCGAGCTCCCCACCGGCGGCGCCGCGGAGATGCACGAAGGCGACAACCTCATGTACTTCGCCCGTAAGGAGCAGTGCCTGGCCCTGGGCACCCAGCTCCGCACCAAGTTCAAGCCCCGGATCGAGGACTACAAGATCTACCGGATCTACCCCGGCGGCGACACCGAATTCCTGCACCCCAAGGACGGCGTCTTCCCCGAGAAGGTGAACGAAGGCCGTCCCATGGTGGGCCACACCCCCCGCAGCATCGGCGCCAACCCCAACCCCGCCAGCCTCAAGTTCAGCGGCAAGGCCACGCACGAAGCCTGA
- a CDS encoding anthranilate synthase component I family protein — MPGSDRSAFLARIAGGEAGADLAVNLLPLWKRWPADLETPLTTWLKVGADSSHGVLLESVEGGEQLGRWSFVVSDPLWTLTCRGDRGERRWRDGRSEQLQGNPFSLLREALAPLRPGPVEGLPTVAQLFGFWGYELIRWIEPSVPVHDAPDGAPPDGCWMLADSLLVFDQVKRQITAVSYVDLSAGADPGEAYDRAASRIAALEARMHAPLPAHVKPLAWHEASGAELATRSNRDQQEFQGAVAAAAEHIAAGDVFQLVLSQRFEARVTHDPFDLYRSLRMVNPSPYMAFFNFGDWHLIGSSPEVMVKAEPCAAGVKASLRPIAGTRPRGADDAKDAALAEELLADPKERAEHVMLVDLGRNDLGRVCRAGTVQVTELMVIEKYSHVMHIVSEVEGLLTEDHDIWDLLMASFPAGTVSGAPKIRAMQLIHALEPEARGPYSGVYGAVDLAGALNTAITIRTMVVLPHPEGGWRVQVQAGAGIVADSRPEAEYQETRNKARGMLKALACLEPAPAAATP; from the coding sequence ATGCCCGGTTCTGATCGCAGCGCCTTCCTCGCCCGCATCGCCGGTGGGGAAGCAGGTGCTGACTTGGCCGTCAATCTCCTGCCCCTCTGGAAGCGCTGGCCCGCCGACCTGGAGACCCCCCTGACCACCTGGCTGAAGGTGGGGGCGGACAGCAGCCATGGCGTGCTGCTGGAATCGGTGGAGGGTGGCGAGCAGCTGGGCCGCTGGAGCTTCGTCGTCAGCGACCCGCTCTGGACCCTCACCTGCCGCGGCGACCGGGGGGAGAGGCGCTGGCGGGATGGCCGCAGTGAACAGCTCCAAGGCAACCCCTTCTCCCTGCTGCGGGAGGCCCTGGCCCCCCTGCGCCCCGGCCCGGTGGAGGGCCTGCCGACGGTGGCCCAGCTGTTCGGCTTCTGGGGCTACGAACTGATCCGCTGGATCGAGCCCAGCGTGCCGGTCCACGACGCCCCGGACGGGGCCCCGCCGGATGGCTGCTGGATGCTGGCCGACAGCCTGCTGGTGTTCGACCAGGTGAAACGCCAGATCACGGCGGTGTCCTACGTGGATCTCTCCGCGGGGGCCGATCCCGGCGAGGCCTACGACCGGGCGGCGTCCCGCATCGCGGCCCTCGAGGCCCGCATGCACGCCCCGTTGCCGGCGCACGTCAAGCCGCTGGCCTGGCACGAGGCGAGCGGCGCCGAGCTGGCCACCCGCAGCAACCGGGACCAGCAGGAGTTCCAGGGAGCCGTGGCGGCGGCGGCCGAGCACATCGCCGCCGGTGACGTGTTCCAGCTGGTGCTGAGCCAGCGGTTCGAAGCCAGGGTGACCCACGACCCGTTCGATCTCTACCGCAGCCTGCGGATGGTCAACCCCTCGCCCTACATGGCGTTCTTCAACTTCGGCGACTGGCACCTGATCGGCTCCAGCCCCGAGGTGATGGTGAAGGCTGAGCCCTGTGCCGCAGGGGTGAAGGCCTCCCTGCGGCCCATCGCCGGCACCCGGCCCCGTGGCGCGGATGACGCCAAGGATGCGGCCCTGGCCGAGGAGCTGCTGGCCGATCCGAAGGAGCGGGCGGAGCACGTGATGCTGGTCGACCTGGGCCGCAACGACCTGGGCCGGGTCTGCCGGGCCGGCACGGTGCAGGTCACCGAGCTGATGGTGATCGAGAAGTACTCCCATGTGATGCACATCGTCAGCGAGGTGGAGGGGCTGCTGACCGAGGATCACGACATCTGGGACCTGCTGATGGCTTCCTTCCCGGCGGGCACCGTGAGCGGCGCCCCCAAGATCCGCGCCATGCAGCTGATCCACGCCCTCGAACCGGAGGCCCGCGGGCCCTACTCGGGCGTCTACGGGGCGGTGGATCTGGCCGGAGCCCTCAACACGGCCATCACGATCCGCACCATGGTGGTGCTGCCCCACCCCGAGGGCGGCTGGCGGGTGCAGGTCCAGGCGGGTGCCGGGATCGTGGCCGACTCCCGGCCGGAGGCGGAGTACCAGGAAACCCGCAACAAGGCCCGCGGCATGCTCAAGGCCCTCGCCTGCCTGGAGCCAGCCCCGGCCGCCGCGACGCCATGA
- the gshA gene encoding glutamate--cysteine ligase — translation MSGPLLLKGFEVEMYTGRADGTVVGCSAEAAAALAGFMTEPDHRNLEYVTPPEASYITQLELLLEPRRRLRRWLQPRQLTLLPGSTLSLGDSRRFERSDPENPYHGYIEATYGTRVVTASVHINLGLTEMDALFAGLRLLRCEASLLLALSASSPFLDGEVTGAHSQRWLQFPITPPLVPLFRDHRHYIDWMEEQLAAGAMRNVRHLWTSVRPNGDDRPHGLNRLEIRICDLIDDPLLLLAVTAFTELRLQQLLQDRAGQDPLAAGRFGAAELEAIADANDRAAARSSLQARLVHWRTGETLEARAWIAAELEAMAPLAAELGLARWLAPLHDLLAGGNQAMRWLARLGHGESIGAIIGSEAEALERRERALDAWLATEAAQVPGGS, via the coding sequence ATGAGCGGCCCCCTCCTGCTGAAGGGCTTTGAAGTGGAGATGTACACCGGCCGGGCCGACGGCACGGTGGTGGGCTGCTCCGCCGAAGCGGCCGCCGCACTGGCGGGGTTCATGACCGAACCGGACCACCGCAACCTGGAGTACGTCACCCCGCCCGAGGCCTCCTACATCACCCAGCTGGAGCTGCTGCTGGAACCGCGCCGGCGCCTGCGCCGCTGGCTCCAGCCGCGCCAGCTGACCCTGCTGCCCGGCAGCACCCTGAGCCTGGGGGACAGCCGCCGCTTCGAGCGCTCCGACCCCGAGAACCCTTACCACGGCTACATCGAGGCCACCTATGGCACCCGGGTGGTGACCGCCAGCGTCCACATCAACCTGGGCCTGACGGAGATGGACGCCCTGTTCGCGGGCCTGCGACTGCTGCGCTGCGAAGCCTCCCTGCTGCTCGCCCTCAGCGCCAGCTCCCCCTTCCTCGACGGGGAGGTCACCGGGGCCCACTCCCAGCGCTGGCTGCAGTTCCCGATCACGCCGCCCCTGGTGCCCCTGTTCCGGGACCACCGCCACTACATCGACTGGATGGAGGAGCAGCTGGCCGCCGGGGCGATGCGCAACGTCCGCCACCTCTGGACGTCGGTGCGGCCCAACGGCGACGACCGCCCCCATGGCCTCAACCGCCTCGAGATCCGCATCTGCGACCTGATCGACGATCCGCTGCTGCTGCTGGCGGTCACCGCCTTCACCGAACTGCGCCTGCAGCAGCTGCTGCAGGATCGCGCGGGCCAGGATCCCCTGGCCGCTGGCCGGTTCGGGGCCGCCGAGCTGGAGGCCATCGCCGATGCCAACGACCGGGCGGCGGCGCGCTCCAGCCTCCAGGCCCGGCTGGTGCACTGGCGCACCGGCGAGACCCTGGAGGCCCGCGCCTGGATTGCCGCCGAACTCGAAGCGATGGCGCCGCTGGCGGCCGAACTGGGGCTGGCCCGGTGGCTGGCGCCCCTCCACGACCTGCTCGCCGGCGGCAACCAGGCGATGCGATGGCTGGCGCGCCTTGGGCACGGCGAAAGCATCGGTGCCATCATCGGCAGCGAGGCCGAGGCTCTCGAACGGCGGGAGAGGGCCCTGGACGCATGGCTGGCGACAGAAGCAGCCCAGGTTCCTGGAGGATCATGA